The following proteins are co-located in the Maridesulfovibrio sp. genome:
- a CDS encoding PAS domain S-box protein, with protein sequence MRETKIVFFKYVAVVLGLFLALDMFIHYQLYQRYRNDQTLSVYHQTAAVRAQLEKELNSNLLLVQGLADYVSYHPEFRTSELESYCQGIFFRSSLIKNIGVAPDYIVEYVYPLDGNEAVLGLDYRFVPEQWDKVKEVHDTGKMVVVGPLDLVQGGRGLIGRAPVFVRSNEYFWGIVSAVIDFDELLANAGISDIPNLSLAIRSVNADGVDGDVIYGDPKLFDPDNNPVTMQVILSSGSWMIAAVPDKGWGVIPPGSIILHAILFLLAFSVCFTIYKIITKNAEVERVKTNLSEAQSIAHLGNWSADLLTGKIWWSNETYRIFGLVKGEYVPSKSGFFNGLVHEKDRKKVSDIYAESMSSGEPYSLDHRIVRPDGEVRHVSSRVRFSYDDNGNPVRVYGTVHDITDRKLIEGELRESKNRFDHVTDKLSSKFVFFSHTINGEFIRLSEGFIHLGYGSPEVGLGRSWAELFDFTPESIVIAEEKNARVISGEVESTEYEVEFTTPDGQYKCVSVYSYLAYDFKLETNVVEGVVLDITDRKAWEERLKILTRAIENAPVSVVITDIRGLITYVNPYFCKQTGYSKKEVIGGNPNILRSGEHDESFYREMWETLVLGRTWRGEIVNKKKDGSLYWELASISPVYNEKGEVVSYVAVKDNINDQKDFERLKADVDLIMRHDLKTPLNGIIGLPGLLRMDDNLTEQQHELLKTIENSGKKMLHMIDMSLDMFKMETGKYEYYPLKIDIISVARQVVDNCRSNISAQKVEVELVASGKADLDEAVFVWGEERLIYSLLSGLLTNAIEASPSGEKIVIEFNQHGNTLISIKNTGVVPEQIRDRFFHKYVTQGKANGTGLGTYSAKLMADAMHYDIKMQTNDERNETVISFDIPQERPE encoded by the coding sequence ATGCGTGAAACAAAGATTGTTTTTTTTAAGTATGTAGCGGTGGTACTCGGCTTATTTCTGGCACTGGATATGTTTATTCATTACCAGCTTTATCAGCGGTACAGGAATGACCAGACATTGTCTGTCTACCATCAGACCGCTGCGGTACGTGCTCAGCTTGAAAAGGAGTTAAACAGCAATCTTTTATTGGTTCAGGGGTTGGCCGATTATGTTTCTTACCATCCTGAATTTCGCACAAGTGAACTGGAGAGTTATTGTCAGGGTATTTTTTTCCGATCAAGTTTGATCAAGAATATCGGCGTAGCTCCAGATTATATTGTTGAGTATGTTTATCCGCTTGATGGTAATGAAGCCGTGCTTGGTTTGGATTACAGGTTTGTACCGGAGCAGTGGGATAAGGTTAAAGAGGTTCACGATACAGGTAAAATGGTAGTCGTCGGCCCGTTGGATTTGGTTCAGGGTGGGCGAGGGTTGATAGGGCGTGCTCCAGTATTTGTCCGTTCCAATGAGTATTTCTGGGGAATTGTTTCAGCTGTTATAGATTTTGATGAGCTTTTAGCTAATGCCGGAATATCAGATATCCCGAATCTTTCTTTAGCTATTCGCAGTGTTAATGCTGATGGTGTGGACGGTGATGTTATTTACGGCGATCCAAAATTGTTCGATCCGGATAACAACCCTGTTACCATGCAGGTTATCCTTTCATCTGGTTCATGGATGATTGCTGCAGTACCAGATAAAGGGTGGGGCGTAATACCTCCTGGTTCAATTATCCTGCATGCAATTTTATTTCTGCTTGCCTTCAGTGTTTGTTTTACCATCTACAAGATTATTACCAAAAACGCTGAGGTTGAAAGGGTAAAAACAAATCTCAGTGAAGCTCAGTCTATTGCTCATCTTGGTAACTGGTCTGCGGATTTATTGACTGGAAAAATATGGTGGTCAAATGAGACATACCGGATTTTCGGTTTGGTTAAGGGGGAGTATGTTCCGTCAAAAAGTGGATTCTTCAACGGATTGGTTCATGAAAAAGATAGGAAGAAAGTCAGTGATATATATGCTGAATCCATGAGTAGCGGTGAACCATATTCTTTGGATCATAGAATAGTGCGACCTGACGGAGAAGTTAGGCATGTTTCATCGCGGGTCAGGTTTAGTTATGATGATAATGGTAACCCAGTGCGTGTATATGGAACAGTTCACGACATTACTGATCGTAAATTAATTGAAGGTGAACTTAGAGAGAGTAAAAACCGTTTTGACCATGTTACTGACAAATTAAGTAGTAAATTTGTTTTCTTTTCACATACCATTAATGGTGAATTTATTCGTTTGAGTGAGGGATTTATCCATCTTGGGTATGGTTCTCCTGAAGTCGGGCTTGGGCGAAGTTGGGCAGAACTTTTTGATTTTACGCCGGAGTCTATTGTAATAGCAGAAGAAAAGAACGCTCGGGTAATTTCCGGTGAGGTTGAATCAACTGAATATGAAGTTGAATTCACTACTCCTGATGGACAGTATAAGTGTGTTTCCGTCTACTCTTATCTTGCTTATGATTTTAAGCTTGAAACGAATGTTGTCGAAGGAGTTGTTCTTGATATTACCGACAGGAAGGCTTGGGAAGAAAGGTTGAAAATTCTGACCCGGGCGATTGAAAATGCTCCTGTTTCAGTAGTTATCACCGATATCAGAGGGTTGATTACTTATGTTAATCCATATTTTTGCAAGCAGACGGGATATTCAAAGAAAGAAGTTATAGGTGGAAATCCGAATATTTTAAGATCCGGCGAGCATGATGAGTCATTTTATCGGGAGATGTGGGAAACTCTAGTCCTTGGCCGGACATGGCGTGGAGAGATTGTTAACAAAAAGAAAGATGGCTCATTGTACTGGGAACTGGCTTCCATTTCACCTGTCTATAATGAAAAAGGTGAAGTTGTAAGTTACGTTGCGGTAAAAGATAATATTAATGATCAGAAGGATTTTGAGCGTCTCAAGGCCGATGTTGATTTGATCATGCGTCATGATTTGAAAACACCGCTGAACGGTATCATCGGTCTACCCGGATTGTTGCGAATGGATGATAACCTGACTGAGCAACAGCATGAATTGCTGAAGACTATTGAGAATTCCGGTAAGAAGATGCTCCATATGATTGATATGTCGTTGGACATGTTTAAAATGGAAACCGGAAAGTATGAATATTATCCCTTGAAGATTGATATCATCAGTGTAGCAAGGCAGGTTGTTGATAATTGCCGCTCGAATATTTCAGCGCAAAAAGTTGAAGTTGAATTAGTTGCTTCCGGAAAAGCTGATCTTGATGAAGCTGTTTTTGTCTGGGGTGAAGAGAGACTTATTTATTCATTACTTTCCGGTTTGTTAACTAACGCTATTGAGGCCTCGCCTTCCGGAGAAAAAATAGTTATTGAATTTAATCAGCACGGGAATACCCTTATTTCCATTAAGAATACCGGAGTTGTTCCCGAGCAGATCAGGGATAGATTTTTCCATAAATATGTGACCCAAGGCAAAGCTAACGGAACCGGGCTTGGGACATATTCGGCAAAACTTATGGCTGATGCCATGCATTATGATATTAAAATGCAAACCAATGATGAGCGAAACGAAACAGTGATAAGTTTCGATATCCCACAAGAAAGACCTGAATAA
- the nhaA gene encoding Na+/H+ antiporter NhaA, protein MSKAQVVSRDSEARIDKMLQPFYEFVKIESSGGLVLIMATIVALIWANSPWGHLYEAFKNMPLTVGAGKFVLSKPAILWINDGLMAVFFFLVGLEIKREILVGELNSFRQASLPIFAAVGGMIVPALVYAFFNMGTPSADGWGIPMATDIAFSLGVLSMLGDRVPLSLKVFLTAVAIVDDIGAILVIAIFYSSGISLWIIGLGMLFFMCMIVLNRIGVRHPLPYLFFGCLMWLAFLKSGVHATVAGVLAAMTIPASTRICCTDFLVSMRNHLMEYEIGGDKNKVTLSNKQMLSALGDMNRDVLMASPPLKRIEHNLHYWVAFGIMPIFALANAGIKLTGEGGGLDVFHPVSFGIFFGLIVGKVIGICFASWIAVKSGIAEMPKTLVPGHFVGASLLAGIGFTMSIFITTLAWDASSPYIVDAKFSILAASVVAGTLGYIVLRNCPVILGCKK, encoded by the coding sequence ATGAGCAAAGCACAAGTTGTGAGCAGAGATAGTGAGGCAAGAATTGATAAAATGCTTCAGCCTTTTTATGAGTTCGTAAAGATTGAATCCTCTGGAGGATTGGTTCTGATTATGGCAACAATTGTTGCTTTGATCTGGGCGAACTCTCCTTGGGGGCATTTGTATGAAGCATTCAAAAATATGCCTCTTACTGTAGGGGCTGGAAAGTTTGTTCTATCCAAGCCGGCTATCCTCTGGATCAATGACGGCTTGATGGCTGTGTTCTTTTTTCTGGTAGGCCTTGAGATCAAACGCGAAATTCTGGTAGGTGAACTCAATTCCTTCAGGCAGGCTTCATTACCTATCTTTGCAGCTGTTGGCGGGATGATTGTTCCTGCACTGGTGTATGCATTTTTCAATATGGGAACTCCTTCTGCGGATGGCTGGGGAATTCCCATGGCTACGGATATCGCCTTTTCCTTGGGTGTTCTTTCCATGTTAGGGGACCGTGTTCCGTTGAGCCTTAAGGTCTTCCTTACCGCAGTAGCTATTGTCGATGATATCGGCGCAATACTTGTAATCGCAATTTTTTATTCTTCGGGCATATCACTTTGGATTATCGGTCTTGGTATGCTTTTTTTCATGTGTATGATTGTGCTGAACCGTATAGGAGTGCGTCATCCTCTTCCTTATCTGTTCTTCGGCTGCCTCATGTGGCTGGCTTTTCTCAAAAGCGGAGTACATGCAACTGTGGCCGGAGTTTTGGCTGCTATGACTATTCCTGCTTCTACAAGGATTTGCTGCACAGATTTTCTGGTGTCCATGCGCAACCACCTTATGGAATATGAAATTGGGGGTGACAAAAATAAAGTAACCCTTTCCAACAAGCAGATGCTTTCCGCTCTTGGAGATATGAACAGGGATGTACTTATGGCCAGCCCTCCGCTCAAGAGGATTGAACATAACCTTCACTATTGGGTCGCTTTCGGTATTATGCCGATCTTTGCCCTTGCCAATGCAGGCATTAAATTAACCGGTGAAGGAGGCGGTCTTGATGTCTTTCACCCGGTAAGCTTCGGTATATTCTTCGGCTTGATTGTAGGTAAGGTCATAGGAATATGCTTTGCCAGTTGGATAGCTGTTAAGAGCGGGATTGCCGAAATGCCGAAGACTCTTGTTCCCGGACATTTTGTCGGAGCGTCGTTGCTTGCAGGGATAGGTTTTACCATGTCCATTTTTATTACCACTCTTGCTTGGGATGCTTCGTCACCGTATATTGTTGATGCCAAGTTCAGTATTCTTGCGGCATCGGTGGTTGCCGGGACTCTGGGATATATTGTCTTGAGAAATTGTCCCGTTATTCTTGGTTGTAAAAAATAG
- a CDS encoding Fur family transcriptional regulator yields the protein MKSAQDIFTEYLTRQRLKMTPQRRTILQVFLAEEGHISSEELYNLVRTEDSSIGQATVYRTLKLLADSGIAKSVDFNDGVIRYEHKYGHEHHDHLVCERCGKTIEAVDNEIEHLQEELARKYGFELTHHEMYLFGVCKECQGKSEK from the coding sequence ATGAAATCAGCACAGGATATATTTACAGAATATCTGACCCGTCAGAGACTTAAAATGACCCCCCAGCGCAGGACAATTCTGCAAGTGTTCCTTGCTGAGGAAGGTCATATATCTTCAGAAGAACTGTACAACCTTGTCCGTACAGAAGACTCCTCAATCGGACAGGCCACTGTTTACCGTACCCTTAAACTGCTTGCTGATTCCGGCATTGCCAAATCCGTCGATTTCAACGATGGAGTGATCCGCTATGAGCATAAATACGGTCATGAGCATCATGACCATCTTGTGTGCGAACGTTGCGGTAAGACAATCGAAGCAGTGGATAACGAAATCGAACATCTACAGGAAGAACTCGCCAGAAAATATGGCTTTGAACTTACCCATCATGAGATGTATCTTTTCGGCGTCTGCAAGGAGTGCCAGGGAAAAAGCGAGAAATAA
- the hisI gene encoding phosphoribosyl-AMP cyclohydrolase produces MIKPDFEKMNGLVPAIAQDAETGEVLMMAYMNEEAWNKTLETGDAHYWSRSRNTLWHKGGTSGHVQKIKSIKIDCDEDTLILLVDQIGGAACHKGYRSCFYRELKDGEVIECSPMVFDPKEVYK; encoded by the coding sequence ATGATCAAGCCCGACTTTGAAAAAATGAACGGTCTGGTGCCGGCCATCGCACAGGATGCTGAAACAGGCGAAGTCCTGATGATGGCTTACATGAATGAAGAAGCATGGAATAAGACGCTTGAAACAGGTGATGCCCATTACTGGAGCAGAAGCCGTAACACCCTCTGGCATAAAGGCGGAACATCCGGTCATGTGCAAAAAATCAAATCCATCAAGATTGATTGTGATGAGGACACACTCATTTTGCTCGTTGATCAGATCGGCGGCGCAGCCTGTCATAAAGGATACAGAAGCTGTTTTTATCGTGAACTTAAGGATGGCGAAGTAATAGAATGTTCGCCCATGGTTTTTGACCCCAAGGAGGTATACAAATAA
- the hisG gene encoding ATP phosphoribosyltransferase — MSNQLKIGLPKGSLQDSTIKLFAKSGWKINLHHRNYFPDVNDEELNISMCRVQEISRYIEDGILDCGLAGRDWVLENKSDVLEISSLVYSKVSNRPARWILAVAGDSPYKTPEDLAGKKIATELLGATKEYFESKNIDVDVFYSWGATEAKVVEGLCDAIVEVTETGTTIKAHGLRVIDEVMSTNTVFIVNKDAWNDPWKRKKIENINLLLQGALRAEKMVGLKMNMPKASLEQAMKVMPSLNSPTVSDLSDPDWVSVEIMVEEVVVRELIPELIDMGAEGIIEYPLNKVI, encoded by the coding sequence ATGTCCAATCAACTTAAAATCGGACTGCCCAAAGGTTCCCTGCAGGATTCAACAATCAAACTCTTTGCCAAGTCCGGCTGGAAAATAAACCTGCACCACAGAAACTATTTCCCTGACGTAAACGATGAAGAGCTGAATATATCCATGTGCCGTGTGCAGGAAATTTCCCGTTACATTGAAGATGGAATTCTGGATTGCGGACTTGCCGGAAGGGACTGGGTTCTTGAAAACAAATCCGACGTTCTTGAAATTTCAAGCCTCGTTTATTCAAAAGTAAGCAACCGCCCTGCCCGTTGGATTCTGGCTGTAGCCGGAGACTCCCCTTACAAAACCCCCGAAGATCTTGCCGGTAAAAAAATTGCCACCGAACTTCTCGGAGCCACCAAGGAATATTTTGAATCCAAAAACATCGATGTAGATGTTTTCTACTCCTGGGGTGCCACTGAAGCAAAAGTTGTTGAAGGTCTCTGCGACGCCATTGTGGAAGTTACTGAAACAGGCACTACCATCAAGGCTCACGGACTGCGTGTAATTGACGAAGTCATGTCCACCAACACAGTCTTTATCGTCAACAAAGACGCATGGAATGATCCCTGGAAACGCAAGAAGATCGAAAACATCAACCTGCTGCTCCAGGGCGCGCTGCGGGCTGAAAAAATGGTCGGCCTGAAAATGAACATGCCAAAGGCTTCACTTGAGCAAGCCATGAAGGTCATGCCGAGCCTTAACTCCCCTACTGTATCCGACCTTTCAGATCCCGATTGGGTATCAGTTGAAATCATGGTCGAAGAAGTTGTTGTTCGCGAACTCATCCCCGAACTCATCGATATGGGTGCGGAAGGTATCATCGAGTACCCGCTGAATAAAGTTATTTAA
- a CDS encoding glutamine synthetase family protein: protein MAAPIFNCKNADDVLKAVRDYNISFVQFWFVDILGTLKSFQITPKELEASFEEGMGFDGSSILGFTRIEESDMIAIPDPTTFQLCSWRPTERPVARMFCDIQNPDGTPYEGDSRWVLKRTLDKAAERGYTYYVGPELEFFLFQDEKGTKIIDRGGYFDAPPLDLGNDVRRDIIFSLEQMGYDVEYSHHEVAPSQHEIDLRYAEGMRMADTAMTYRVIVKEVARKHGIYATFMPKPIFGENGSGMHVHQSLFKNGRNVFFDANDEYHLSPEGKSYIAGILKHAPEMTCVTNQWVNSYKRLVPGYEAPVYVSWARKNRSTLVRVPMYKPGKENATRMELRCPDPAANPYLCFAVMLQAGLKGIDEAYELPAPIEENVFAMDAPTLAEHGITALPGNLYEAAVAMKNSEVIKECLGEHIHSNLYMNKIKEWDHYRTQVTEYELSTYLPVL, encoded by the coding sequence ATGGCTGCGCCAATCTTTAATTGTAAAAACGCCGACGACGTTCTGAAGGCTGTACGTGACTACAATATCAGCTTCGTACAGTTCTGGTTTGTAGACATTCTCGGAACGCTCAAAAGTTTTCAGATAACTCCGAAGGAACTTGAAGCTTCCTTTGAGGAAGGTATGGGCTTTGACGGATCTTCAATTCTCGGTTTTACCCGTATTGAAGAATCAGACATGATCGCTATCCCAGATCCCACCACCTTTCAGCTTTGCTCATGGCGTCCAACTGAACGCCCCGTTGCCCGCATGTTCTGCGACATTCAGAATCCTGACGGCACCCCTTACGAGGGTGACAGCCGCTGGGTACTTAAAAGGACCCTCGATAAGGCAGCAGAACGCGGATACACATACTACGTAGGTCCCGAACTAGAATTTTTCCTCTTTCAGGACGAAAAAGGAACCAAAATCATCGACCGTGGCGGCTACTTTGACGCTCCGCCGCTTGATCTCGGCAACGATGTACGCCGCGACATTATCTTCTCCCTTGAGCAGATGGGTTATGATGTAGAATACAGCCACCACGAGGTTGCTCCAAGCCAGCACGAAATCGACCTGCGCTATGCAGAAGGCATGCGTATGGCTGATACTGCCATGACTTACCGGGTTATCGTCAAAGAAGTGGCCCGTAAACATGGTATTTACGCCACTTTCATGCCCAAACCAATCTTCGGTGAGAACGGTTCCGGCATGCACGTGCACCAGTCCCTTTTTAAAAACGGCCGCAACGTCTTTTTCGACGCCAACGATGAGTATCATCTTAGCCCGGAAGGCAAGAGCTACATTGCCGGTATCCTCAAGCATGCACCGGAAATGACCTGCGTTACCAACCAGTGGGTAAACTCTTATAAACGTCTGGTTCCCGGTTATGAGGCTCCTGTTTACGTTTCATGGGCCCGTAAGAACCGCTCTACTCTGGTCAGGGTCCCCATGTATAAACCGGGCAAGGAAAACGCAACAAGAATGGAATTGCGCTGTCCTGACCCGGCTGCCAACCCCTACCTCTGCTTTGCAGTAATGCTGCAGGCCGGACTTAAGGGAATTGACGAGGCCTACGAATTACCGGCACCTATCGAAGAAAACGTCTTCGCCATGGATGCTCCGACTCTGGCTGAGCACGGTATCACCGCCCTTCCCGGTAACCTCTATGAAGCAGCTGTAGCCATGAAGAACAGTGAAGTTATCAAGGAATGCCTTGGTGAGCATATCCACAGCAACCTCTACATGAACAAGATTAAGGAATGGGATCACTACCGCACTCAGGTGACTGAGTATGAACTCTCAACCTATTTACCTGTACTTTAA
- a CDS encoding tetratricopeptide repeat protein, with protein sequence MKRFLIIIIVSLLLMAQGCDKPTDKRSEVIDKARSSFISGFYSDSEKGFERYLQDNPQGEHRFEAWNYLVKIAAEVRHDSERGAAILEAMYLEFGHKPDLASKLKLQLAEMYIRTGQYKAAVEALEKSLEYSEQTQEQLDSKRTMLAETFRKLRNYDLAIYTYNDIAKSTDNLRTKARSIFEMAHTLTLIQAWERAESELEKLLKMDGISEDIHAEAVFMLADIYEDRHEYRQAAELLEQIVDTYPNPYAVRYKLDYLQKKF encoded by the coding sequence ATGAAGAGATTCTTGATTATAATAATCGTATCCCTGCTGCTTATGGCGCAGGGATGCGATAAACCTACTGATAAAAGATCAGAAGTTATCGATAAGGCTAGGTCCAGCTTTATCAGCGGCTTCTACAGTGATTCCGAAAAGGGATTTGAAAGATACCTTCAGGATAATCCGCAGGGGGAACATCGTTTTGAAGCCTGGAATTATCTGGTAAAGATTGCAGCTGAAGTTCGCCATGACAGCGAACGGGGGGCTGCAATTCTTGAGGCCATGTATCTTGAATTCGGTCATAAGCCGGATCTTGCTTCCAAATTGAAGCTTCAGCTGGCTGAAATGTATATCCGTACCGGGCAGTACAAGGCAGCAGTTGAGGCTTTAGAGAAGAGCCTTGAATATTCTGAACAGACACAAGAGCAGCTTGATTCAAAGCGGACTATGCTTGCTGAAACTTTTCGCAAGTTAAGAAACTATGATCTGGCTATTTATACTTACAACGACATAGCTAAAAGTACCGATAACCTGCGTACCAAGGCTCGATCTATTTTTGAAATGGCTCATACACTGACTCTTATCCAAGCCTGGGAAAGGGCAGAGTCCGAACTTGAAAAGCTGCTCAAAATGGATGGTATTTCTGAGGATATTCATGCCGAAGCAGTATTCATGCTCGCTGATATTTACGAAGACAGGCATGAATACAGGCAGGCAGCAGAGCTGCTGGAACAAATAGTCGATACTTATCCCAACCCTTATGCAGTGCGGTATAAGCTTGATTATTTGCAGAAGAAATTTTGA
- the gyrA gene encoding DNA gyrase subunit A, with translation MSQITIEEELKKSYLEYSLSVIIGRAIPDVRDGLKPVHRRILYAMHELGNTYNRSYKKSARVVGDVIGKYHPHGDSAVYDALVRMAQEFSMRDPLVDGQGNFGSIDGDAAAAMRYTEARMSKLSSEFLADLEKKTVDFRDNYDNSLQEPSVLPTKVPNLLLNGTSGIAVGMATNIPPHNLGELINGTMHLLDNPECEIEDLMDYIKGPDFPTGALCFGGKGLREAYLTGRGSIKIRGVVNIEEKSNGRQSIVISEIPYALNKSSMVEKIAQLVGEGKIEGVSDLRDESDRKGIRVVVDLKKGAIADIIINSLYKFTQLEQSFGINMMAVNANRPQLMNLKQILVAFLEHRREVIIRRTRFDLDKCEKRAHILEGLRIALDNIDEVVKIIRASKNGDDARIALMDRFDLSKVQAQAILDMRLQRLTNLEHEKLLEEYAEILKKIEYFKSILANDEVLKGVIRDELVEIKDNYATERKTVLMDHNPDDIDIEDLIPDDDAVITLSRRGYIKRTPLSNYQKQKRGGKGIAGVQTKDGDFIHTFLTTSNHQYLLLFTSKGKMFKIKVHQVPEASRIARGAHIANLLPLEKDETIATAMTMREFEEECFFLFVTKSGMIKRSSIALYRNCRQSGIRAVALKDGDELITVKEVSPNSEAVLVTKNGTSIRFSCHDARAMGRVASGVKGIALRPGDEVVSGVVTGDEERVQLLTISEGGYGKRTDIDQHRIQTRGGKGIISMRVTTKTGKVLGSIMVSPEDEVVLLTSGNKIIRMGVKDVSLVGRATQGVRLVRMDDGDQVVGFDLVQDANEEATFEPEGEESE, from the coding sequence ATGTCTCAAATCACAATTGAAGAAGAGCTTAAGAAATCGTACCTTGAGTACTCCTTGAGCGTAATCATCGGCCGTGCGATCCCTGATGTAAGGGACGGGCTGAAGCCTGTACACAGGCGTATCCTTTACGCCATGCACGAGCTTGGTAACACTTACAACAGGTCCTATAAAAAATCGGCCCGTGTTGTCGGTGACGTAATCGGTAAATATCACCCCCACGGTGACTCTGCTGTTTACGATGCCTTGGTACGTATGGCGCAGGAATTTTCCATGCGCGATCCGCTTGTTGACGGTCAGGGTAACTTCGGTTCCATTGACGGCGACGCCGCAGCGGCTATGCGTTACACCGAAGCAAGGATGTCCAAGCTCAGTTCCGAGTTCCTGGCCGACCTTGAAAAAAAGACTGTCGATTTCCGCGACAACTACGATAACTCCCTGCAGGAACCTTCTGTCCTGCCTACCAAGGTTCCCAACCTGCTGCTGAACGGTACTTCCGGTATTGCAGTTGGTATGGCGACCAATATTCCGCCTCACAACCTCGGCGAGCTGATCAACGGTACCATGCATCTGCTCGATAATCCCGAGTGTGAAATCGAAGACTTAATGGACTATATCAAAGGTCCCGACTTCCCTACCGGAGCACTTTGTTTCGGCGGAAAAGGCCTTCGTGAGGCTTACCTGACCGGTCGCGGTTCCATCAAAATCCGCGGTGTTGTGAACATTGAGGAGAAAAGTAACGGCCGCCAGTCCATCGTCATCAGCGAGATTCCTTACGCCCTGAACAAATCCAGCATGGTTGAGAAGATCGCCCAGCTGGTTGGTGAAGGTAAGATTGAAGGTGTTTCCGACCTGCGTGATGAATCCGACCGTAAAGGTATCCGCGTTGTGGTTGACCTGAAGAAGGGCGCAATCGCGGATATCATCATCAACTCATTGTACAAGTTCACCCAGTTGGAGCAGAGCTTCGGTATCAACATGATGGCTGTTAATGCCAACCGTCCGCAGCTCATGAACCTGAAGCAGATTCTGGTTGCATTTCTGGAACACCGCCGCGAAGTCATCATCCGCCGTACACGCTTTGATCTGGATAAATGCGAAAAACGCGCCCACATTCTCGAAGGTCTGCGTATCGCACTGGATAACATCGATGAAGTTGTTAAAATCATCCGGGCTTCCAAGAACGGTGATGATGCACGCATCGCTTTGATGGATCGCTTCGATCTTTCCAAGGTGCAGGCTCAGGCAATTCTCGACATGCGCTTGCAGAGACTGACCAACCTTGAACACGAAAAGCTGCTTGAAGAATACGCAGAGATTCTCAAGAAGATCGAATACTTCAAGTCCATCCTCGCTAATGATGAAGTTCTGAAAGGCGTTATCCGCGACGAGCTGGTTGAGATCAAGGACAACTACGCCACCGAGCGTAAGACCGTACTTATGGATCACAACCCCGATGATATCGACATCGAAGACCTTATCCCCGATGATGATGCGGTTATCACTCTTTCCAGACGCGGCTACATCAAGCGTACGCCGCTTTCCAACTACCAGAAGCAGAAACGCGGCGGTAAAGGTATTGCCGGTGTTCAGACCAAGGACGGGGACTTCATCCACACCTTCCTGACCACCTCCAACCACCAGTACCTGCTGCTCTTCACTTCCAAGGGTAAGATGTTCAAGATCAAGGTTCATCAGGTTCCCGAAGCAAGCCGCATCGCCCGTGGCGCGCACATCGCCAACCTGCTGCCTCTTGAAAAGGACGAGACCATTGCCACTGCAATGACAATGCGTGAGTTCGAAGAGGAGTGCTTCTTCCTGTTCGTAACCAAGAGCGGTATGATTAAACGTTCTTCTATTGCTCTGTACCGCAATTGCCGTCAGTCCGGTATTCGTGCTGTAGCCCTGAAAGACGGTGATGAATTGATTACCGTTAAGGAAGTAAGCCCCAACTCCGAGGCTGTTCTGGTTACCAAAAACGGTACTTCCATCCGCTTCAGCTGTCATGATGCAAGGGCTATGGGCCGTGTAGCCAGCGGTGTTAAAGGTATTGCACTGCGTCCCGGTGATGAGGTTGTTTCCGGTGTTGTGACCGGCGATGAAGAGCGCGTACAGCTGCTGACCATCTCCGAAGGTGGTTACGGTAAACGTACCGACATTGACCAACATCGCATCCAGACCCGCGGCGGTAAGGGGATTATCAGCATGAGGGTGACCACCAAGACCGGGAAGGTACTTGGTTCAATCATGGTTTCCCCGGAAGACGAAGTTGTCCTGCTTACCTCCGGTAACAAGATCATCCGTATGGGTGTTAAAGACGTTTCCCTTGTCGGCCGTGCCACTCAGGGAGTTCGTCTTGTACGCATGGATGACGGTGACCAAGTTGTCGGTTTTGACCTTGTTCAGGATGCAAATGAAGAAGCAACTTTCGAGCCTGAAGGTGAAGAATCCGAATAA